A portion of the Streptococcus sp. Marseille-Q6470 genome contains these proteins:
- a CDS encoding sensor histidine kinase: MKKQPYILIGLTSVLFVAFLFRSIFKVLDLEWTSLFQDIEKTEKVLFLALMFSLALAFLLVLFWTMVDEISRRRIQANLKNLLTGKDIKSLGDADLDASFKNLSGKFALLTEAIQKADNQVLVKEEQVIEKERKRIARDLHDTVSQEIFAAHMMLSGLSQQASRLDKEKMQTQLQSVTAILETAQRDLRILLLHLRPIELEQKSLVEGIQLLLKELEEKSELKVSFKHQVDQLPKKIEEHVFRIVQELFSNTLRHAQASCLDVYLYQTETELQLKVVDNGRGFQLGDVDELSYGLRNIKERVEDMAGTIQLLTAPKQGLAVDIRIPLLD; encoded by the coding sequence ATGAAAAAACAACCCTATATTTTAATTGGACTCACCTCTGTTCTCTTTGTCGCTTTTCTATTTCGAAGTATTTTTAAGGTCTTAGATTTGGAGTGGACTTCTCTTTTCCAAGATATAGAGAAGACAGAAAAAGTCCTATTTCTAGCTTTGATGTTTAGTCTTGCTCTAGCCTTTTTATTAGTCCTATTTTGGACAATGGTTGACGAAATTTCAAGAAGAAGAATCCAAGCAAATCTTAAAAATCTGCTGACTGGTAAAGATATTAAAAGTCTTGGGGATGCCGACTTAGACGCAAGTTTTAAAAATTTATCAGGCAAGTTTGCTTTGTTGACAGAAGCTATTCAAAAAGCAGATAATCAAGTCTTGGTCAAGGAAGAGCAGGTTATTGAAAAGGAGCGCAAGCGAATTGCGCGTGACTTGCACGACACAGTTAGTCAGGAAATTTTTGCGGCCCATATGATGTTATCAGGACTCAGTCAACAAGCTTCCAGATTAGACAAAGAGAAGATGCAGACACAACTCCAGAGTGTGACAGCTATTTTGGAGACAGCCCAAAGAGATTTACGTATTCTACTTTTACATTTACGACCAATCGAACTGGAACAAAAGAGTCTGGTTGAGGGGATTCAGTTGCTTCTCAAAGAATTGGAAGAAAAAAGTGAACTCAAAGTCAGCTTTAAACATCAGGTAGACCAACTACCTAAAAAGATTGAGGAGCATGTCTTTCGTATCGTCCAAGAATTGTTCAGTAATACGCTTCGTCATGCCCAGGCTTCTTGTCTGGATGTTTATCTTTATCAAACGGAAACAGAGTTGCAGTTAAAGGTAGTAGACAATGGTCGTGGCTTTCAGCTAGGTGATGTTGATGAACTTAGCTATGGACTAAGGAATATCAAAGAACGAGTGGAAGATATGGCGGGGACCATCCAACTATTAACAGCGCCCAAGCAGGGGTTGGCAGTGGATATTCGTAT
- the liaF gene encoding cell wall-active antibiotics response protein LiaF: MRKFQIFLFIEACLLTGALIMMVSEHFSRFLLILLLFLLLIRYYTGRQGNNLILVAVSILFFFIIMLNPFVILAIFVALIYSLFLLYPMMNQEREDTNLVFEDVITVKREKNRWFGNLHHFSSYQTCRFDDINLFRLMGKDTIHLEHVILSNHDNVIILRKLVGTTRIIVPVDVEVSLSVNSLYGDLTFFDQPKRALRNEQFHQETRDYLKSPKSVKIFLTTMVGDVEVVRG, from the coding sequence ATGAGAAAATTTCAAATTTTTCTATTTATTGAAGCTTGTTTATTGACAGGAGCTCTGATTATGATGGTATCAGAGCATTTTTCCCGTTTTCTACTGATCTTGCTCTTGTTTTTACTGCTGATTCGATACTATACTGGAAGACAGGGCAATAACCTCATATTAGTGGCAGTGAGCATCCTATTTTTCTTTATTATCATGCTCAATCCCTTTGTTATTTTAGCTATCTTTGTGGCCTTGATATACAGCCTTTTCTTGCTTTATCCCATGATGAATCAAGAAAGAGAAGATACCAACCTAGTCTTTGAAGATGTCATAACTGTAAAGAGGGAGAAAAATCGTTGGTTTGGAAATCTTCATCACTTCTCAAGCTACCAGACCTGTCGTTTTGATGATATTAATCTCTTTCGTCTTATGGGGAAAGATACTATTCATTTGGAGCATGTGATTTTGAGCAATCATGACAATGTCATCATCTTGAGAAAACTAGTAGGTACGACAAGAATTATCGTACCAGTGGATGTAGAAGTCAGCCTTAGTGTCAATTCTCTGTATGGAGATTTAACCTTCTTTGACCAGCCTAAGCGTGCTTTACGCAATGAACAATTCCATCAAGAAACCAGAGACTATCTCAAGAGTCCTAAGAGTGTTAAGATTTTCTTAACAACCATGGTTGGAGATGTTGAGGTGGTGAGAGGATGA